One Streptomyces lincolnensis genomic region harbors:
- a CDS encoding alpha/beta fold hydrolase: MRKTRFSRRVALRAGAAAGGLALATGGTAAQAHGSRRGTTTFVIVTGASGTPGGIDALSLRGHRTVGVGLPGHGATDAQFALDYQCPQDLQSLADRPSPMAGVGLDAYTAAAVQVVRTVAEFGPVVLYGGSMGGATLNRVGNAVPHLIDRIVYDTAFCCVDLACPEDYLMTPEGSTTLAGNLAALVVADPTAIDAVRVNYRTADSEALAGLKKLMLADASDAEFYAMLAYLQPDESLTVGSENSQVRADTWGRIPRTYIRHTDDRMIPLALQDRMIAEADRLTPHNRFDVHTVHAGHAATAEQFRQIVDILDRLPECRR, from the coding sequence ATGAGGAAGACGAGGTTTTCCAGGCGCGTCGCGTTGCGCGCGGGTGCGGCGGCCGGCGGGCTCGCCCTGGCGACGGGCGGGACGGCGGCGCAGGCGCACGGCAGCAGGCGCGGCACGACGACGTTCGTGATCGTCACGGGTGCGAGCGGCACCCCGGGCGGCATCGACGCGCTGTCGTTGCGCGGGCACCGCACCGTCGGGGTGGGTCTGCCGGGGCACGGCGCCACTGACGCCCAGTTCGCCCTCGACTACCAGTGCCCGCAGGACCTTCAGTCGCTGGCGGACCGGCCGTCGCCGATGGCGGGGGTCGGCCTGGACGCGTACACCGCGGCGGCCGTCCAAGTGGTCCGTACGGTCGCCGAGTTCGGCCCGGTCGTCCTCTACGGCGGCAGCATGGGCGGGGCGACCCTGAACCGGGTCGGCAACGCGGTGCCCCATCTGATCGACCGGATCGTCTACGACACCGCGTTCTGCTGCGTGGACCTGGCCTGTCCGGAGGACTACCTGATGACCCCGGAGGGTTCGACGACCCTGGCCGGCAACCTCGCCGCCCTGGTGGTCGCCGACCCCACGGCCATCGACGCGGTGCGGGTCAACTACCGCACCGCCGACTCCGAGGCTCTGGCGGGGCTGAAGAAGCTGATGCTGGCCGACGCGAGCGACGCCGAGTTCTACGCGATGCTCGCCTACCTGCAACCCGACGAGTCGCTCACCGTCGGCAGCGAGAACTCCCAGGTCCGGGCGGACACCTGGGGCCGCATCCCCCGCACGTACATCCGCCACACCGACGACCGGATGATCCCGCTCGCGCTGCAGGACCGGATGATCGCCGAGGCCGACCGACTGACCCCGCACAACCGCTTCGACGTGCACACCGTGCACGCAGGACACGCCGCGACCGCCGAGCAGTTCCGACAGATCGTCGACATCTTGGACCGCTTGCCGGAGTGCCGCCGCTGA
- a CDS encoding peptidase inhibitor family I36 protein, whose product MKKLTLLATGAAMLFATVGPVAAAQAADGPAAAPRAAAAAAEDGRLHAWADPNQRGAHCAWSGNSRDWDYGDDGATGNCQPMRNLASSLENRGFAGGYDDVDLYYNQDQSGVYACLGHGDAWQDLSGGDYIFNNGLWWWSGKNESVNDNISSHSWTDGC is encoded by the coding sequence ATGAAGAAACTGACTCTGCTCGCCACCGGTGCAGCGATGCTCTTCGCGACAGTCGGCCCGGTCGCCGCCGCGCAGGCCGCGGACGGACCGGCCGCTGCGCCGCGCGCGGCAGCGGCTGCCGCCGAGGACGGCAGGCTGCACGCGTGGGCGGACCCCAACCAGCGGGGCGCCCACTGTGCCTGGTCGGGCAACAGCCGTGACTGGGACTACGGCGACGACGGCGCGACGGGCAACTGCCAGCCGATGCGCAACCTCGCCTCGTCGCTGGAGAACCGCGGATTCGCGGGCGGTTACGACGACGTCGACCTCTACTACAACCAGGACCAGAGCGGGGTGTACGCCTGCCTCGGTCACGGTGACGCGTGGCAAGACCTGTCGGGAGGGGACTACATCTTCAACAACGGCCTGTGGTGGTGGTCGGGGAAGAACGAGTCGGTCAACGACAACATCTCCTCGCACTCCTGGACCGACGGCTGCTGA
- a CDS encoding DUF6896 domain-containing protein → MERVGAARDLVLGYVRALNAIDEAMRVAIPSLERLADVLGLARSRRISRSGHIGTYSYKVHGAGCRFVSDNGTVVDVDFAADGSEVFDLWRLRWYGLSLPEPLDVTDQNLRSAVRSLQPLLDEVRPGWFNVAS, encoded by the coding sequence ATGGAACGGGTTGGGGCTGCGCGAGACCTCGTGCTTGGTTACGTCCGCGCTCTGAACGCGATTGACGAGGCCATGAGGGTGGCGATCCCCTCGCTCGAGCGGCTGGCAGATGTCCTCGGCCTGGCCCGTTCGCGCCGGATCAGCCGGAGTGGGCACATCGGCACCTACTCCTACAAGGTCCATGGGGCGGGGTGCCGCTTCGTTAGCGACAACGGCACTGTCGTCGATGTGGACTTCGCAGCCGATGGGAGCGAAGTCTTCGACCTCTGGCGGCTGCGCTGGTATGGGCTGAGCCTGCCGGAGCCTCTTGACGTCACGGATCAGAACCTGCGGTCCGCGGTGCGGTCTCTGCAACCGCTTCTGGACGAGGTGCGGCCGGGGTGGTTCAACGTAGCCAGCTGA
- a CDS encoding TetR/AcrR family transcriptional regulator translates to MTSDPGLRQRKKMRTRQALIEGALRLFAEKGYDQTTVAEIAATADIATRTFFSYFDSKDDIVFFDDRSRLERAVEIIAERQPGEPVADLLRRVIDQSVFADTDSELARKVGPARTRLIASVPALQARELHLLFDIQLQLTDALHLACPELDLVEAAAAVGSLVGAIKVVVAACQKRGDRPEQTYQAVQRATDIAIDGLNSLPHPA, encoded by the coding sequence GTGACCAGCGACCCAGGGCTGCGCCAGCGGAAGAAGATGCGCACGAGACAAGCGCTCATCGAAGGCGCCCTGCGATTGTTCGCCGAGAAGGGTTACGACCAGACAACCGTGGCGGAGATCGCGGCCACCGCAGACATCGCGACACGGACCTTCTTCAGCTACTTCGACAGCAAGGACGACATCGTCTTCTTCGACGACAGGTCGCGGCTGGAGCGCGCGGTCGAGATCATCGCAGAACGGCAGCCCGGCGAACCGGTGGCCGACCTGCTGCGGCGCGTCATCGACCAGAGTGTTTTCGCGGACACGGACTCGGAGCTGGCGCGGAAGGTCGGCCCGGCCAGGACCCGGCTGATCGCGTCGGTCCCGGCACTCCAGGCACGCGAACTGCACCTGCTGTTCGACATCCAGCTACAGCTGACCGACGCGCTCCACCTCGCTTGCCCCGAGCTGGACCTCGTCGAGGCCGCCGCAGCGGTGGGCTCGCTGGTCGGGGCGATCAAGGTCGTCGTCGCCGCATGCCAAAAACGGGGCGACCGGCCGGAGCAGACCTACCAAGCCGTCCAAAGAGCCACCGACATCGCGATCGACGGCCTCAACTCACTCCCCCACCCTGCTTAG
- a CDS encoding cytochrome P450, translated as MESTSPPGVMPTARQNPFDPPEELRRRQRLGPIHRMTYADGDQGWLVTGFAAARATLTDPRFSVRPDRMRSPTAQPATAPAPPGFFLRTDPPEHDHYRRLLTGHFTVRRMKLLEPEIEAIVNDHLNAMELAGGPADLLKTFALPFPSQVIGELLGVPYSDRQGFQRNAATLLNADLTPEPRQAAVRELMAYLRDLLRHKRSRPEEDVLSGLAAHEGLAADEKAGLALLLLIAGHETTANLLALGTFALLANPAQLAEVRDQEEGAPAVVEELLRYLTIIPHVVRVAREDTELHGCPIKAGESVTVALSAANRDADHFTDPDALDLTRSTAGHLAFGHGLHRCLGQRLARAEIRIALPALLRRFPALRLTVAPEEVPLRSAMTVYGVRELPVTW; from the coding sequence ATGGAGAGCACGTCCCCGCCAGGAGTCATGCCCACGGCCCGTCAGAACCCGTTCGATCCCCCTGAGGAACTGCGCCGCCGGCAAAGGCTCGGCCCAATCCATCGGATGACCTACGCCGACGGTGATCAGGGGTGGCTGGTGACCGGCTTCGCCGCAGCGCGGGCGACTCTGACAGATCCCCGCTTCAGTGTCCGCCCTGACCGCATGCGCTCACCGACTGCCCAGCCGGCAACGGCGCCCGCGCCGCCGGGATTCTTCCTCCGCACGGACCCGCCCGAGCACGACCACTATCGGCGGTTGCTCACCGGTCACTTCACGGTGCGCCGGATGAAGCTCCTCGAACCGGAGATCGAAGCGATCGTCAATGACCACTTGAACGCGATGGAGCTCGCCGGGGGCCCGGCCGACTTGCTCAAGACCTTCGCACTGCCGTTCCCGTCACAAGTGATCGGCGAACTGCTCGGGGTGCCCTACTCCGACAGGCAGGGGTTCCAGCGGAACGCCGCCACGCTCTTGAACGCCGACCTCACACCGGAACCCCGGCAAGCGGCGGTGAGGGAACTCATGGCATATCTACGGGACCTGCTGCGCCACAAGCGTTCCCGGCCGGAGGAGGATGTGCTCAGCGGGCTCGCTGCGCACGAGGGACTTGCTGCGGATGAGAAGGCCGGACTGGCGCTCCTGCTTCTGATCGCTGGGCATGAGACGACGGCGAACCTGCTGGCGCTGGGCACTTTCGCTCTGCTGGCCAACCCCGCACAGTTGGCCGAGGTCCGCGACCAGGAGGAAGGCGCCCCTGCAGTGGTCGAGGAGCTGCTGCGTTACCTCACGATCATCCCTCACGTGGTCCGCGTCGCGCGCGAGGACACCGAGCTCCACGGCTGCCCGATCAAGGCCGGCGAGTCCGTCACCGTCGCACTGTCCGCGGCGAACCGGGACGCTGACCATTTCACCGACCCGGACGCGCTTGATCTCACCCGCTCCACGGCCGGACACCTCGCGTTCGGTCACGGCCTCCACCGGTGCCTCGGGCAGCGACTGGCCCGCGCCGAAATACGCATCGCCCTGCCCGCACTGCTGCGCCGCTTCCCGGCACTACGTCTCACTGTCGCACCCGAGGAAGTGCCGCTGCGGTCGGCCATGACGGTCTACGGCGTGCGCGAACTTCCGGTCACCTGGTAG
- a CDS encoding virginiamycin B lyase — protein MPHRPTVSIAEFSVSDREAGPYGITAGPDAAVWFTMVHHGRIGRVTPGGDTTSYQLEPASSGPSIITAGPDDALWFTEFRSHRIGRITTDGHVASFPLPTPNAGPFGITTGPDDALWFTEANTDRIGRITPDGHVTEFPLPLSGAFPSAIATGPDDRLWFTMNQANAIGAIGRAGNVTIHPLPTPDSAPVGITAGADGAMWFVEIGAGQIGRIMPDGKIDEFALPDRASRPHAIAAHADGTCWFTEWGANRIGRITPNGRIDEHDLPSPSSEPHGITQGPDGAMWIALEIGTIARLTAL, from the coding sequence ATGCCGCATCGTCCGACCGTTTCAATCGCGGAGTTCTCCGTCTCCGACCGTGAAGCCGGACCCTACGGAATCACTGCCGGACCAGACGCTGCGGTGTGGTTCACCATGGTCCACCACGGCCGGATCGGCCGGGTCACACCCGGCGGCGACACCACCTCCTACCAACTCGAACCGGCGTCCAGCGGACCGTCGATCATCACAGCAGGGCCCGACGACGCGCTGTGGTTCACCGAGTTCCGCAGCCACCGGATCGGCCGCATCACCACGGACGGACACGTCGCCTCGTTCCCGCTGCCGACGCCCAATGCCGGGCCGTTCGGGATCACTACGGGCCCCGATGACGCACTCTGGTTCACTGAAGCCAACACCGACCGCATCGGCCGCATCACGCCCGACGGTCACGTCACCGAGTTCCCTCTCCCGCTCTCGGGAGCCTTCCCGTCAGCTATCGCCACCGGCCCGGACGACCGGCTGTGGTTCACGATGAACCAGGCGAACGCGATCGGTGCCATCGGACGCGCCGGCAACGTCACCATCCACCCGTTACCCACACCGGACAGCGCCCCGGTCGGCATCACCGCCGGCGCCGATGGCGCCATGTGGTTCGTCGAGATCGGCGCAGGTCAGATCGGACGGATCATGCCGGACGGAAAGATCGACGAATTCGCCCTACCCGACCGCGCGTCACGCCCACACGCCATCGCCGCCCACGCCGACGGCACCTGCTGGTTCACCGAGTGGGGAGCCAACCGCATCGGCCGGATCACCCCCAACGGTCGTATCGACGAACACGATCTCCCCAGCCCGTCCTCAGAACCCCACGGCATCACCCAAGGGCCGGACGGCGCAATGTGGATCGCTCTCGAGATCGGAACGATCGCACGTCTCACCGCACTCTGA
- a CDS encoding serine hydrolase domain-containing protein, with product MTAVQVNGHVSSGFEPIADAFTDNFRHRGDTAASCVVYAQGAPVVDIWAGRTARGAWTPEARTVVFSVSKGVTTVCLLMAAERGLIELDAPVAKYWPEFAENGKETTTVRQLLAHRAGLAAPEADLTWEDLRAWTPVADTLARQRPAWTPGTAYTYHALTFGWLAGEVLRRATGLRPAQWLRQHVADPLDLTMTFGADPTSADFHPLADPLPSTDPEAAAIMATAFAEPMIERSISLGGVVDPARIIQAANEEPWLSAEIPAGNLVTDARSLARLYAATVGEVDGIRLLGPDTVRDALVVRSEGHPFVGPDMSSGWGTGFMTSSGHRPMIGPGSFGHDGLGGCLAFAHLEPEIAFAYQTAQPGGPPDDRANTLSHALRACL from the coding sequence ATGACCGCAGTACAGGTGAACGGCCACGTCTCCAGCGGCTTCGAACCGATCGCCGACGCCTTCACCGACAACTTCCGCCACCGCGGCGACACGGCCGCTTCCTGTGTGGTGTACGCCCAGGGCGCGCCGGTGGTCGACATCTGGGCCGGGCGGACCGCCCGGGGCGCCTGGACGCCCGAGGCCCGCACCGTGGTGTTCTCGGTCAGCAAGGGCGTCACCACCGTCTGTCTGCTGATGGCCGCCGAGCGCGGACTGATCGAACTCGACGCCCCGGTGGCGAAGTACTGGCCGGAGTTCGCCGAGAACGGCAAGGAGACGACGACGGTACGGCAGCTCCTCGCACACAGGGCCGGCCTGGCGGCGCCCGAGGCGGACCTGACGTGGGAGGACCTGCGCGCCTGGACGCCGGTCGCGGACACCCTGGCCCGGCAGAGGCCGGCCTGGACCCCCGGGACGGCGTACACCTACCACGCGCTCACCTTCGGCTGGCTGGCCGGCGAGGTACTGCGCCGGGCCACGGGGCTGCGCCCGGCCCAGTGGCTGCGCCAGCACGTGGCCGATCCCCTGGACCTGACGATGACGTTCGGCGCCGACCCCACCTCCGCCGACTTCCACCCCCTGGCGGACCCGCTGCCCAGCACCGACCCCGAGGCTGCCGCGATAATGGCCACAGCTTTCGCCGAACCGATGATCGAACGCTCCATCAGCCTGGGCGGTGTCGTCGACCCCGCCCGCATCATCCAGGCCGCCAACGAAGAACCATGGCTGTCGGCGGAGATACCGGCCGGCAATCTCGTGACCGACGCCCGCAGCCTTGCCCGGCTCTACGCGGCCACGGTGGGCGAGGTCGACGGGATCAGGCTGCTGGGCCCGGACACCGTCCGCGATGCCCTCGTGGTGCGCTCCGAGGGCCACCCGTTCGTGGGCCCCGACATGAGCAGCGGTTGGGGCACCGGCTTCATGACCAGCTCCGGCCACCGTCCGATGATCGGTCCCGGCAGCTTCGGCCACGACGGCCTGGGCGGCTGCCTCGCCTTCGCGCACCTGGAGCCCGAGATCGCCTTCGCCTACCAGACCGCACAGCCCGGGGGACCCCCCGACGACCGCGCCAACACGCTCAGCCACGCGCTGCGTGCTTGCCTGTGA
- a CDS encoding alpha/beta fold hydrolase codes for MTMITTPTGVSLTYGTFGDPDHPPLLLIQGLGAHMLGWRADFCRQLADQGFHVLRFDNRDVGLSQKFPQGGYTLADLANDTAGLLTALGIPSAHIVGQSMGGMVAQQLALDHPTRVLTLALVYTAPSTDFLAGRDLVDERTHRPRARNRDEAITLYLDNEAVCASPGYPQDITWLRELGGQMYDRDHDPDGIERQLESLDNSPDRTPRLHHITVPTTILHGDGDRLISADASKLMHELIADSKLTIYPGMGHELPRPLWPQIITQIRDNAVRGSA; via the coding sequence ATGACCATGATCACCACACCCACCGGGGTGTCCCTCACCTACGGCACGTTCGGCGATCCCGACCACCCACCGCTGCTGCTGATCCAGGGCCTCGGCGCCCACATGCTCGGATGGCGCGCCGACTTCTGCAGGCAACTCGCCGACCAGGGCTTCCACGTCCTGCGCTTCGACAACCGGGACGTCGGCCTCTCGCAGAAGTTCCCGCAGGGCGGCTACACCCTGGCCGACCTGGCGAACGACACCGCGGGCCTGCTCACCGCGCTCGGCATTCCCTCGGCGCACATCGTCGGACAGTCGATGGGCGGCATGGTCGCCCAGCAACTCGCCCTCGACCACCCCACACGTGTACTGACCCTGGCCCTTGTCTACACGGCGCCCAGCACGGACTTCCTCGCCGGACGCGACCTGGTCGACGAGCGGACGCACCGCCCCCGGGCCCGCAACCGCGACGAGGCGATCACGCTCTACCTGGACAACGAAGCGGTGTGCGCCTCACCCGGATACCCCCAGGACATCACGTGGCTGCGCGAGCTCGGCGGCCAGATGTACGACCGGGACCACGACCCAGACGGCATCGAGCGTCAGCTGGAATCGCTCGACAACTCCCCGGACCGAACGCCGCGCCTGCACCACATCACGGTGCCCACCACGATCCTGCACGGCGACGGCGACCGCCTGATCAGCGCCGACGCCTCCAAACTCATGCACGAACTGATCGCGGACTCGAAGCTGACCATCTACCCCGGCATGGGCCATGAGCTTCCCCGGCCGCTCTGGCCACAGATCATCACGCAGATCCGGGACAACGCGGTACGAGGGAGTGCCTGA
- a CDS encoding MFS transporter, with translation MDDTIPVSTDPTPGRVSSPADPVRLGRLLAFVFPATTAMYALFNGIGVILLPAQVADLAPGSKVGVLALLTTLGAVASMLALPAGGALSDRTRSRFGRRAPWLVVMAGVSGLLTIAMGLSTGLAVLAVLVPVLWFTANFYGGAISAILPDRVPVARRGIASAVIGLGTPVGILFGVNLAGRVSQLWAYTVLALVLFVTTLALVAGAREPSSLDLVTERPKRRGNVIAAVRAFFRAFGHRDFTLAFASRFGLFLAYFTVSGYLFFAVQDYVGAKNVPGGNVALAVSTLTTVSFGTWIAVATLCGWLADKLDRRKLFIAISAIGLGLSQVIPIISHSWSAMLAYSAVSGASLGTYFAVDLAVMSLVLPDKESEGRDFAILNVATGLPQLAAPAIAGSLIGLGGYGSLFLVSGASALVAGALAMAIRSIR, from the coding sequence ATGGATGACACGATCCCCGTCAGCACCGACCCGACACCCGGCCGCGTTTCCAGCCCCGCCGATCCGGTTCGCCTTGGCCGCCTGCTTGCCTTCGTCTTCCCGGCGACCACCGCGATGTACGCCCTGTTCAACGGGATCGGTGTGATCCTGCTCCCCGCGCAGGTGGCCGACCTCGCGCCCGGCTCCAAGGTCGGTGTGCTGGCGCTGCTGACGACGCTGGGCGCGGTGGCCTCGATGCTCGCCCTTCCCGCCGGCGGAGCGCTGTCGGACCGTACGCGGTCCCGGTTCGGACGGCGCGCCCCCTGGCTGGTGGTGATGGCCGGGGTGTCCGGGCTGCTGACGATCGCCATGGGCCTGAGCACCGGACTGGCCGTCCTCGCGGTCCTGGTCCCGGTCCTGTGGTTCACCGCGAACTTCTACGGCGGGGCGATCTCGGCGATCCTGCCCGACCGGGTGCCCGTGGCCAGGCGTGGCATCGCCTCCGCGGTCATCGGTCTGGGTACGCCCGTCGGCATCCTCTTCGGCGTCAACCTGGCCGGCCGGGTCAGCCAGCTCTGGGCCTACACGGTTCTCGCGCTGGTGCTGTTCGTCACGACACTCGCGCTCGTCGCCGGTGCGCGCGAACCGTCCTCGCTCGACCTGGTGACGGAGAGACCGAAGCGACGGGGCAACGTGATCGCGGCCGTCCGGGCGTTCTTCCGCGCCTTCGGCCACCGGGACTTCACCCTGGCCTTCGCCAGCCGGTTCGGCCTGTTCCTGGCCTACTTCACGGTCTCCGGCTACCTCTTCTTCGCCGTGCAGGACTACGTCGGAGCCAAGAACGTCCCCGGCGGCAACGTCGCCCTCGCGGTGAGCACCCTCACGACGGTCTCGTTCGGCACCTGGATCGCCGTCGCCACACTCTGCGGCTGGCTCGCCGACAAGCTCGACCGGCGCAAGCTGTTCATCGCGATCAGCGCCATCGGCCTGGGCCTGTCCCAGGTCATACCGATCATCAGCCACAGCTGGAGCGCGATGCTCGCGTACTCCGCCGTCTCGGGCGCTTCGCTGGGCACGTACTTCGCGGTCGACCTCGCCGTCATGTCGCTGGTCCTGCCGGACAAGGAGAGCGAGGGGCGCGACTTCGCGATCCTCAACGTCGCCACCGGCCTGCCCCAGCTCGCGGCGCCCGCCATCGCCGGCTCACTCATCGGGCTCGGCGGCTACGGCTCACTGTTCCTCGTCAGCGGCGCGTCCGCCCTGGTCGCCGGAGCGCTGGCCATGGCCATCCGCTCGATCCGATAA
- a CDS encoding LacI family DNA-binding transcriptional regulator → MPRVTSKDVAREAGVSQTTVSFVLNGRDEHGLSAETRRRVLETANRLGYVPSGAGRALRKGQSNVVLCVVPDFPVAEAMEQFKLALGRSLGEAGYACVYLHHAGTATPLAELWQHVQPAVVVAFGSLPAADAQLLHRAEIPLLDGVFTPGGTGLTGLSQEDIGRLQIEHLAARGHRHIGYAAVDDPRERPFCLPRLEGATRACRDLGLPAPQVVSMRYSRDSARNAVVEWTHGATPATAVAAFNDLIALAVLASCRTQHIGIPDDLALIGVDDLPVGSLAVPALTTIGMDLTAAAGNLTAGILAAVGAPAPAAPSGPDAGGILALIQRETT, encoded by the coding sequence TTGCCGAGAGTCACCAGCAAGGATGTGGCGCGGGAGGCCGGGGTCTCCCAGACCACCGTGAGCTTCGTGCTCAACGGCAGGGACGAGCACGGGCTCTCTGCGGAGACGCGCCGACGGGTGCTGGAGACGGCGAACCGGCTCGGCTACGTGCCGTCGGGGGCCGGTCGTGCGCTGCGCAAGGGCCAGAGCAACGTCGTGCTCTGCGTGGTTCCGGATTTCCCCGTCGCGGAGGCCATGGAGCAGTTCAAACTGGCCCTCGGCCGGTCGCTGGGCGAGGCCGGCTATGCCTGCGTGTACCTGCACCACGCCGGGACGGCCACGCCGCTGGCCGAGCTGTGGCAGCACGTCCAGCCGGCGGTGGTCGTCGCGTTCGGCAGCCTGCCGGCCGCCGACGCGCAGTTGCTGCACCGGGCGGAAATCCCTCTGCTCGACGGCGTGTTCACACCGGGCGGCACGGGTCTGACCGGGCTGAGCCAGGAGGACATCGGGCGGCTGCAGATCGAGCATCTCGCGGCACGCGGGCACCGGCACATCGGCTACGCCGCCGTGGACGACCCGCGAGAGCGGCCCTTCTGTCTGCCCCGCCTGGAGGGTGCCACCCGGGCCTGCCGTGATCTCGGTCTGCCGGCTCCACAGGTGGTCAGCATGCGCTACTCACGGGACAGCGCCCGGAACGCTGTCGTGGAGTGGACGCATGGCGCCACTCCGGCCACGGCTGTCGCCGCATTCAACGATCTGATCGCCCTCGCCGTCCTGGCGAGCTGCCGCACCCAGCACATCGGCATCCCGGACGACCTGGCGCTGATCGGCGTCGACGACCTCCCCGTGGGCTCGCTCGCTGTACCGGCCCTGACCACCATCGGGATGGACCTCACCGCGGCGGCCGGCAATCTCACCGCCGGCATCCTCGCGGCGGTCGGGGCTCCGGCTCCGGCGGCGCCGAGCGGGCCTGACGCGGGCGGCATCCTGGCGCTCATCCAGCGCGAGACCACGTAG
- a CDS encoding TetR/AcrR family transcriptional regulator yields the protein MRYRKEHKQATRQRIIETAGRRFKEDGIDGSGITALMKDAGLTNGAFYTHFTSKDDLVATTIADQLQAQNASIVAHAQPGRAGLEQIVRWYLSPWHRDSRDVGCPSAALLDEIGRCAHPTKQAYTEGVLAVADGIAARLAPGDPLSVRPMALSSYAMMAGTLQLSRALADPQLADQVLDQGIHNALALLGIEHEGGTRTVH from the coding sequence GTGCGATACAGGAAAGAGCACAAGCAGGCCACCAGGCAGAGGATCATCGAGACGGCCGGCCGCCGCTTCAAGGAAGACGGCATCGACGGCTCGGGCATCACGGCGCTCATGAAGGACGCCGGGCTGACCAACGGCGCCTTCTACACCCACTTCACGTCCAAGGACGACCTGGTGGCCACCACGATCGCCGACCAGCTGCAGGCCCAGAACGCGAGCATCGTCGCGCACGCACAACCGGGCCGCGCCGGCCTCGAACAGATCGTGCGCTGGTACCTGTCCCCCTGGCACCGTGACAGCCGTGACGTCGGCTGCCCCTCCGCCGCCCTGCTCGACGAGATAGGGCGCTGCGCACACCCCACCAAGCAGGCTTACACCGAGGGCGTCCTGGCGGTCGCCGACGGCATCGCCGCGCGCCTGGCGCCGGGCGACCCGCTCTCGGTCCGCCCCATGGCACTCAGCTCCTACGCCATGATGGCCGGCACACTCCAGCTCTCACGGGCCCTCGCCGACCCGCAGCTCGCCGACCAAGTCCTCGACCAGGGCATCCACAACGCCCTCGCGCTCCTGGGCATCGAACACGAAGGGGGCACCAGGACGGTGCACTGA
- a CDS encoding alpha/beta fold hydrolase produces MSTYLADKAENLTVEGPSAAFTYRRMGPQGGVPLVLLQRFRATIDWWDPEFLDYLAADHDVIVFDNVGTGYTTGEPRDSLDGFAEGAAEFIEALGLARADVLGWSLGGFVAQRLAARRPELVRKIIVAGSGPTGWVPGAPEASEKVLGIMAKPDADQEDMLYLFYPETEAARASGREHFAHVAPRLAAGGPAVTEAAAQGMLAAIGQLLAAPFDEVKAELESIKHPVLYANGLHDVMVPAHASYVAVQHLADATLLLYGDAGHAFLFQHARAFTKQVADFLAA; encoded by the coding sequence ATGAGCACCTATCTGGCAGACAAGGCCGAGAACCTCACCGTGGAGGGGCCCTCCGCGGCCTTCACCTACCGGCGCATGGGTCCGCAGGGCGGTGTCCCGCTGGTCCTGCTGCAGCGTTTCCGGGCGACCATCGACTGGTGGGACCCGGAGTTCCTGGACTACCTGGCCGCCGACCACGACGTGATCGTGTTCGACAACGTCGGCACCGGCTACACCACCGGCGAGCCGCGCGACTCCCTCGACGGATTCGCCGAGGGCGCCGCCGAGTTCATCGAGGCCCTCGGCCTCGCGCGGGCCGACGTGCTCGGCTGGTCTCTGGGGGGCTTTGTGGCCCAGCGCCTGGCCGCGCGTCGCCCGGAGCTGGTGCGCAAGATCATCGTGGCGGGCAGCGGCCCGACCGGCTGGGTGCCCGGTGCGCCGGAGGCGAGCGAGAAGGTCCTGGGCATCATGGCCAAGCCCGACGCCGACCAGGAGGACATGCTGTACCTGTTCTACCCGGAGACGGAAGCGGCCCGCGCCTCGGGGCGCGAGCACTTCGCCCACGTCGCGCCCCGGCTCGCCGCCGGTGGCCCCGCGGTCACCGAGGCGGCGGCGCAGGGCATGCTCGCCGCGATCGGCCAGCTCCTGGCAGCCCCCTTCGACGAGGTCAAGGCCGAACTGGAGTCCATCAAGCACCCCGTCCTGTACGCCAACGGCCTGCACGACGTGATGGTCCCCGCCCACGCGTCCTACGTCGCCGTCCAGCACCTGGCCGACGCCACTCTCCTCCTCTACGGCGACGCCGGCCACGCCTTCCTCTTCCAGCACGCCAGGGCCTTCACCAAGCAGGTGGCCGACTTCCTCGCCGCCTGA